The stretch of DNA TGTTCGCTCTTGCTACAGCAATGAAGGGCAGTGGTGGGGATTTAGCAGAAACTATCATTAATAAATTGAGAGAAATGATTGAAGGCATCAATACTTGATTATTTTATAGAAATAATGTGAGAGGAGGGAAAACATGCCTAGATTTTATACTCCTGCAGCTATTATATTTATTTGCTTTATCTTTTTGGTTGGTTGCCAAGAAAAAAAGGGAAACGTTGATGAAGTAAAAGATAAAGAGGTTACGAAGGTTGAAGTTGAAAAAGAACCAGATGAAGAAACAACAACGGAGCCAGTGGAAAGCCCGTTTAATTTAAATGCTCCAAAAATGCCTAGTACTCTTGAGGAAGTTGTTTCCTATCCAGTAGGATTGTTCGCATCTAAGGACACCAAAGTAAAAGATGAAGCTGTTCAACAAGCGTTAGATGCAATCCCTCCTATTTCTGAAACGGCTAGTGATGAGGAGCTGTCGAGTTTATTAGCATATGTATACTCACTTTACAAGATGGATTACGATGATCCAAAAGTAATCATTGATTCATTAAGTATTGCTACAACACCTGATTCAGATGAAATCTCAAAAGAAGAACAAACGGAAACATTTAATGTAGAAATTATTCTTGATGCTAGTGGCAGTATGAAGAAAATGATAGGTTCCAAGTCAATGATGGACATTGCCAAGGAGGCTATCAAGGAATTTGCCTCGTCATTACCTGAAGAAGCAAATGTTGGTTTGCGAGTATATGGACATAAAGGGACAGGTTCTAATGCTGATAAAGCAATGTCCTGTGCTGCAAATGAACTAGTTTATCCGATTCAGCCATACAATAAATCGGGGTTGACAGATGCACTAGGAAAATTTAATCCAGCGGGCTGGACACCTCTTGCACAGTCATTAATTGAAGCACAGCAAGACTTATCCCAATATAAGGGTGAAAATCATCGGAATATTATTTACTTAGTAAGTGATGGGGTTGAAACCTGTGATGGTGATCCGATCGCTGCAGCAAAAAGTTTAAAGGCTTCGGAGATTTCCCCAGTTGTGAATATTATTGGATTTGATTTAGAAGGTAAGGATGAGCAGCAATTAATGGCAGTAGCTGAAGCAGCTGGCGGAACCTATGTAAATGTCCGTAATCAAGAGCAATTAAAGAGCCAATTCAATCAGGCCTCAGCAGACGCATATAAATGGATGACTTGGTATCAAAAAGAACAGTCAGGAATTTTTAAAAATGCAGATAAACAGAAGACGTCTATTTACAAACTTTCAAACTCTTGGAAAAATAATATTTCTAAAGAAAAATATTTAATTTCTTTTTCTCTTCAAAGTCTCTATACAAAGAAGAAGATTACAAAAGAGCAGGAATTAACAACGTATAAAAAGGCAGAGGAATTCTATGATCTTCATTACGGTTTAGTTGAAGAGATGAAAAATACATTGATAGATGCAAGGGATGAGAATTTAGCTTCGTCATTGGAAGAAATAAAAGAACTTTACAATAAAAATGTCTCTCCAGGAAAAAAAGAGTAGGGGGACTTGATGAGTAGATGAAGAAATTACTTAAAAATGAACGGGGGTCAGCCATCATTGAATTCGTTTCAATGGTGCCCCTTGTCTTACTTTTAATGATGATTCTTTGGCAATTTCTTGTTGCAGGCTATGCAGTAATCATTACTCAATCTGCTGCAAATGAAGCAGCAAAGGTGTATTCTGTTACAAAAGATAGCACAGAAGCAAAACATGCTGCAGAAAAGATTATCAATTCAGCAAAAGCTACGTTAAAACTAAGTGGAGATAATGTCATTAATTCCTCGGGTTCAAGGAATTTTGAAGCAAAAGTAAAAGTAGATATGACCCTAAAGTTTTTACCCAAAAAGTTTTTGGGCGCCGTTCCACCGATAACCTTTGAAAAATCAATTAGCGGTAGGACGGTGGAGTAAGTGAAAAATGTAATAGCAAATGAAAAGGGCAATACCATGATATTCATGCTCGGTTCTCTAAGCATGCTAGTATTAATGTTTGTCATTATTGGAAGCTTTGCAAATGTTTTTATAATAAAGGAAAAAGCGTCAAATAATGCTGAACAGGCAAGCATGGCAGCATCGGGAGAAGTGTTAGATGGCTTAAAAAATGCTATCGAATTATATGATGCCTATCAGTTAATACATTATACAGCGATGGAAAGATATGATTTGTATCTTGAAGACTCTATTAAAATTCAATTAGGAAAATATATAGAACTATTTAGGGGCTCTAACCCTGATTTATCACAAATAGAAATAACTCATAAGGCGGTAAATAAAGTTATCGAATCAAAGTTGCCTGGAATTGCAGGTGCTTTAGAAGGATTTGTAAGCAGTGAACTTGCAAGTTCGACTGTTCGAGTCCATCAAGTTGTAAGCGAAAATATTGAATCCAACAAAGGTGAACTTTCTGGAACAAAAATTAAGTTATTTAATGATAATAATAGAGTTGAAGTCATTACTGCAACAAAATATAAAGCTGTCAAGTATGACGAATTGTTTCCAGATGATAAAAGAAAGATAAAGCAAAAAGGTGAAGGGCTAAAATTTGAATTTCTAAATGGTTTTGGCAATTACAATTGGGAATATACCTTCCCGTAAAAAGCATGAATTCTTTCATAATTTATATTGGTAGAAAGGAGTGAAAAAATGAAGAGATTAACAAGAATAGTGTTTGCTGTTATAGCAACCTTTACTTTATTGTTTATTAATGTCGGAGCTTTCACTATGCATGCCTTTGCTTGGGAAGATTCGAAAACGTGGAATACTGCGCCATCCTGGAATAATGAGCCAACATGGAAAACCCCGCCTAAATGGGAGTCTCCTAAATGGAAATCTTCTGGGTGGAATACACAGCCATCATGGAAAACATCACCAAATTGGCAGAACCCAGGATGGGAATCGTCACCAAATTGGCAGAACCCTGGGTGGGAAAATCAGCCGTCGTGGGAAAACCAGCCCAATTGGCAATCGCCTGGATGGGAAAACCAGCCATCATGGGGAAATCAACCAAATTGGAACGAACCGAACTGGAAAGATCCTAATTGGCAGAATTCTGGATCGAATCAACCGCCAGGTCAAAATAGCGATGGAAGCAATAGTCATGACCCCACATCTCCAGATGGATTACAGCCAAATGTACCGGGTGATCAAAACTCCCCAATACCACCTAATGATCAAAATAATCCACAATCAAAAGACCAGACTAATAATCAAGTAGACTCGGATAAGGATAATAAAAATAATACTAATAAAGACAATGCCGATAACTCGACTGATGACTCGGAAGCTCCCTTTTGGGATTTTAAGCCTGTTACCGATAAAGATGCAATAAAATTTATCGCAAAGGATATTGTAGGCGGAAATATTGAATTTATCTCCAAAGGTCTGAATGAGAATTTAACTCTTGAGGACTATCTTAAAAACAGAAATAAAATGGGGATTTCCGGTTTTAAATTAATTACTAAAGGTGATCCGACGGTTGGTGCACTTTATGATGGGTATGACTTAGTTAAAAAGTCAAAAGAAACCTATGATAAGTACAAAACCTATAAAAGTGTAAAAGAATTAGATAATTTAAGAAAAGCTGGAAATTTAATTGAATATGCAAGGCAAACTCAGGAATTGGCCGAAGCAGGAAAATCCTTCTCAGCGGGAAATCCTGTAGTTTCTGCTATTACAATGCCATTAACCATCTGGGATACTGTAGATAATGTTAATAAGTTGAATAATGCTAAAACTGCCGAAGAAAAAACTGATGCAAAATGGGGATTGGTCGATAATGCTGGCAGTTTTATAACAGGAGCAGCACCTTTTGTGGCGATGATTCCAGGCGCTCAACCGATTGCGGCAGGCATGATTGTTGTAGGAACAGCGATAAGTGCAGTTAGCTTAGGTAGAAAGCTTTGGAAAAACCGCAAAGAAATCTGGGAAAATGTTACGAAAAAGGGTAAGAAAGCGTGGAATTGGTTAACATCGAAATTTAAGGGGTGAGTAGATAGTTTTGATTAATACAAAACCTACAAAACTACATATAAAAAATATCAAACAGTACAAGAACCTATTAGAAAAGTGGGATATGTGGGACTTTGCCTATTTTGATGGAAATGACTATTATTTTCTTACTCTTTACGA from Cytobacillus dafuensis encodes:
- a CDS encoding VWA domain-containing protein; amino-acid sequence: MPRFYTPAAIIFICFIFLVGCQEKKGNVDEVKDKEVTKVEVEKEPDEETTTEPVESPFNLNAPKMPSTLEEVVSYPVGLFASKDTKVKDEAVQQALDAIPPISETASDEELSSLLAYVYSLYKMDYDDPKVIIDSLSIATTPDSDEISKEEQTETFNVEIILDASGSMKKMIGSKSMMDIAKEAIKEFASSLPEEANVGLRVYGHKGTGSNADKAMSCAANELVYPIQPYNKSGLTDALGKFNPAGWTPLAQSLIEAQQDLSQYKGENHRNIIYLVSDGVETCDGDPIAAAKSLKASEISPVVNIIGFDLEGKDEQQLMAVAEAAGGTYVNVRNQEQLKSQFNQASADAYKWMTWYQKEQSGIFKNADKQKTSIYKLSNSWKNNISKEKYLISFSLQSLYTKKKITKEQELTTYKKAEEFYDLHYGLVEEMKNTLIDARDENLASSLEEIKELYNKNVSPGKKE
- a CDS encoding TadE family protein, which produces MKKLLKNERGSAIIEFVSMVPLVLLLMMILWQFLVAGYAVIITQSAANEAAKVYSVTKDSTEAKHAAEKIINSAKATLKLSGDNVINSSGSRNFEAKVKVDMTLKFLPKKFLGAVPPITFEKSISGRTVE